Part of the Oncorhynchus nerka isolate Pitt River linkage group LG14, Oner_Uvic_2.0, whole genome shotgun sequence genome is shown below.
aatactgaacactgaacaaaacaataaaatgacaaaacgaacagtcctgaatggtgaaacaaaacacagaacagaaaataaacatccacaactcaaaagtgaaaccaggctacctaagtatggttctcaatcagggacaacgattgacagctgcctctgaccaggccaaacacagaaatcccaaatcatagaaaaaagaacatagacaacccacccaactcacgccctgaccatacttaaaacaaagacataacaaaagaactaaggtcagaacgtgacactaaagccatgacatcattttctggaattttccaagctgtttaaaggcacagtcaacttagtgtatgtaaacttctgacccactggaattgtgattcaaTGAAttttaagttaaataatctgtctgtaaacaattattggaaaaattacttgtgtcatgcacaaagtagatgtcctaaccgatttgccaaaactatagtttgttaacaagaaatttgtggagtggttgaaaaaaagttttaatgactccagcctaagtgcatgtaaacttccgacttcaactgtacatcttcCTGGctgaggcaaccaggttttttcATAAAATGTCCTGGTAGGCTACTTGGTAAAGTTCAtaatgccgttgaccttaacagggtccacaggaccagtggaagcaaaatagcctcaAAACATCAAAGACACATCGCCATACTTTACTGTAGATATGAGGTACATTTCTGCATGTTTCTGTTTTTCAATGCCCACAAAGCCACACTGGTgtgtgtggccaaagagctctattatcatgtcatctgaccattctgtatggaggaatggtctaagatccctcccaacatGTTCTCCAATCTaacaaaacattttagaaaaatgcTCAGAGTATTGAAAACTCGGGTGCTAATAATTTTGACCCTTATCTTTTCTAGATTTTTTACAAATTATTTGTTAAACAAAGTTTTCCCATGAGCAGTTGTATTAGTATGAAAtcatatattttaaaaaaaatgcaTTCTCTATATCTCAGTATTTgtatgatttatttatttgataTACTATTTTTGGCTGATCTTTATCAAGGGGGCCAATAATTATTGTCTTGACTGTATATTGATCAGCGATGTATTTCACTCAAAGATATTGTAATCAAATCCATAATTATTTATAGGCATTGGGGATTTTATTCATTCAAAACATGTTATTACAAGGCAATTGATAGCTATTAGACACCAATTCATTCTAGAATTAGGCCTGGTTTAAATGATCTAAAGCTTTTTGGCTCTACATATTAAAGTAATTATCTTTTGCCATTGTTGTTAGGGCATCGACCATGTAGGAATAATGAATGTGGCAGGTGCTAGTTTTGTTATCTCTACTGTAGCACAGATGAATGTGGCAGGTGCTAGTTTTGTTCTCTTTACTGTAGCACATATAACCCCAGAACCCTTGCTAGATAGCCAGGTGGGAGCTCCAAGGAGAGCCTTGCATCATTACCACCATGAGTTGGGATCGACAGTTAACCTGTCAATTCACCACTGTGGTGAATGCGTCAGTGGCCAGATGCAAAGTGGGAAAGTCACCCAGATTAGACTCGAATTAGATACATATGACCTTCATCTCGCTCAATTAAATTACATCCaaaaggctttattggcatggagtCTAACCACAGAAGCATATTAAATCTGACGACGGGAATGAGATCTCACCCTCAATGGGAAACTGGTTTGATAGTTACCCTGATAATTTATGACAATGGCAATTCGTATTTTTTTCCTCTGCAGgtttcctctgcctcttcctctgacTGATGGTGTTGTACCGCAACCTGGTGGATAATGTGAGCACTCTCGCTTGTACTGCGCCCTGCACTAGGTGTCAGTATGTGCTTTTTCGTCCTTTTATGGAAAGTATCTTCAACCTAGAAGAGAACCAGGAAGTAACGCCGTCGTTTGTTTAGATTATTAGCTAGAACGCGCTTGGCAACTTCGTGAGTTACGTTTTTGCTTGCTTTAGAAAGTGGAAGGTGTAGCTAGATAGGGTCATTCAAAATAGCATCATAACATGAATAAAACAGAGAGGGGAATCATGAGCTCATTGCTTGTTGTTGTGGCTGTAACCTATGTGCTCGTTAGCCGAGCAGAATGTCACACTAGTACTACGCCAACGCCATTGAAGTGTAAGATACTATTCCTAcatttttggttacgacatgtaTAAACAGCATTCAGTATTGTCATTGCTCGTTACATTTATTTGTTTGTATTATGTCGCTTCCAAGGTCtcgatggctagctagctaactataagTGAAATGCGTcatcagctaacgttagcttgctaggTGAGCAAAAATCATCAACTTTGAGTTGGTGTGACATGCACAATTGTAGACAGTATGGCGATTTAGCCTATTTTTTTAGCAGAGCACAGCTAAGCCTTACTGAATTCAAATAAGAACACACATTTCCTTTCATTTCAGCTTGCAAAGCCTTCTCAACTTGTGACTCATGCACTCAAAACCCACAGGTAAGCAGAATATTATGTAACACTTCCTATTTGTAAAGCATTATAGTCTGTATAGCCTTCGCTACCAAGTTTACGTTATCACTCGGTCTATGTTCAATAATATGTCTTTTTTTGTAAATTTGTACCAGGGTCACATCATTGCAAGTAACGTTAATCTGTCTGAATCTATTTTAAATTATTCAATATAAATTAGAGCAGGGAACTAActatacgatattatcacgatacttagatAGCGATAGGATATATATTATGATTCTCATTATTccatatgtattgcgattcgatgttccaaCCATATTGCGCACcacatgtctgctgcagagggacgagAACCACGATGAAAACAACAAGTTTCagcagtcatggaaataaaagtactGTCAACAAATTGACTACCAATTTAAAAATATGGAAAACAATCTTTGAAGGAAAGAAACTGGGGTTTTGGTataggtacagccaactagcacaGAAGTAATATTGTGATATTGTCAAAACGATGCAGTATGATATATCATCAAAAAATAATAACTATGTAATTATCAATTCCCCACCCCCCATCACTAATAGAAATACAATACATCAAATTGATGGACACAGTTAAGGACATGAGTGAAGGCTGGGAATAGGTGATCCTGCGCATATCAACTCTTTGAGAATTTAAGTATTAGGCTAATGATGAGTGCCTTGTCTTTTCTCAGTGCCTGTGGTGCATGACCAACGACACCTGCACAGACTACCCAGTGAGCTACATTCTGCCTCCGCCTGCAGTGTGTAAACTGTCACAGGCACGATGGGGAGTGTGTTGGGGTGAGTGAAATGAAGTTTTACTTGATGTGACCTCCCATTAGACCTCCTGATGTGGGTGCAGGCTTTAATTCTAATCAACTTATTGTAGTGTTCGATTTAGACATGAATTAGTATAATCAAGCGTGTTACTACTTTGCTAGAACAAAAGCCCGCCCTCCACCCACATCAGCCCATGGCCGACCACATGCTTAGTTGGGTGTCTGTTAAGGTAAATATAGCAACAGTCAGATTAATACAGAATAGTACATCTGATTGTGGTTGGTGGAGCCTACATTTTtcggggcatggattctacaaatTGTCAATTGGTATCAcaggacctaacgtgtgccaggaaaacattccccacaccattacaccaccagcaGCCTATACcgctgacaccaggcaggatgaggTCATGTACTGCTCGTGTtcccactggagccgcttcttcttctttttagctgataggagtggaaccaggtgtggtcgtctgctgcaatagccaatCCGTGACAAGGACCGAAGAGTTCTGCACGCCACTTTTGAACTGtgccgttatttgcctgtttgtggcccgcctgttagcttgcacaattcttgccattctcctttgacctcgctcatcaacgagctgttttcacccacaggactatcgctgactggatgtttttcaCACCATTCCTAGACACTACTGTGCCTGTAAAGTCCAGGAGGCTGGCcagtttctgagatactggaaaaGGGCGCGCTTGGCACCGACGATGATACCAagctcaaagtcgcttaggtcactcgttttgcccattctaacgttccaACAGTAACGGAATGCGTCTGCCTGCATAATGTAGTAAGCCACGGCCACGTAACTCACTCTCTGTAGGAGCTAATCATTTTCATGAACTGGGTGGTGTTCCTCATAAACGGGCCACGGAGAAAGTATTcacgccccttgactttttctacatttggtTGTGTTTGTTAAAGACagattttgtcactggcctacacacaatactccataatgtcagtgtaattatagtgtttaacatgttttttgaatgaccacctcatctctgtaccccacacatacaattatctgtatggtctctcagtcgagcagtgaatttcaaacacagattcaaccacaaagaccagggaggttttccaatgcctcgcaaagaagggcacctattggtagacggGTAAAAAGTAAACATTtctttgaatatccctttgaacatgttggaagttattaattacactttgggtggtgtatcaatacacccagtcacaacaaagatacaggcattctTTTTAACTCAGtttccagagaggaaggaaactgctcagggacattaaaacagttagtttaatggctgtgtctcggtcccagctttgatgcacctgtactgtctccgccttctactagatggtagcagggtgaacaggccgtggctcattCAGGCCTAGTATATGTCAGTCAGCCTGCCCCCTCTGGCTGTTCTGTGTTGATTAAAGAGCCCCCCCTACTGACTGATCTACACTCACACTGGGGCTGCCTGCTGAAGCTGCTTGCAGGGGCTCTAATCAC
Proteins encoded:
- the LOC115140902 gene encoding pituitary tumor-transforming gene 1 protein-interacting protein-like; the encoded protein is MNKTERGIMSSLLVVVAVTYVLVSRAECHTSTTPTPLKSCKAFSTCDSCTQNPQCLWCMTNDTCTDYPVSYILPPPAVCKLSQARWGVCWVNFEALIIAMAVLGGTIIISIAVCCCCCCCCKKRQSGPDRDEERFARRREEIRQRADERKVERKVRHDDIRKKYGLVPDSDHPYSKFENE